In the Sorghum bicolor cultivar BTx623 chromosome 4, Sorghum_bicolor_NCBIv3, whole genome shotgun sequence genome, CAccaccttcttcctcctcccctcCCATCCCAGCAAGTGAAAAGTGAATGGAGGACTACTACTACTTACCCAACTCATGGGGGACAGCAGGCGGCTACGTCGAGCCGGCGGGCTTCCCAGGCCACCACACGGTGCCTCGCAACCcaagctcgccgccgccgcagagGACACGCCGTGCGTCCCGCGGCAACGCTGACGCCGCCGGAGAGCTCCACCACCACTACCTCGACGCCTGCTTCCGGTGCGGGCGGCATCTTGGCGGGAACAAGGACATCTTCATGTACAGGTAAACAACGTGATACGCCAATTAACACGCTGGCTCATGTGCAAATAAATTCGCAAGAAGCCGGCAGCCGCCGTTCTGGGTTGGTTGTGATCTGAGATCGATGCATGCGTGGCCGTTCGTGGATGTGCAGGGGCGACACCCCGTTCTGCAGCGACGAGTGCCGGCAGCACCAGATCGAGGCCGACGAGGCGAGGGAGAGGAGGTCCCGGCAGCAGCCCGCTGCGGCGACGAAGCGGGAGCGGGAGAGAAGCAGCCCGCAGAGGATTCCCCTCTGGGCGCGGTGATCGGTCGAGGCAGCGTCGTCGTCGAAAACactacgacgacgacgacgacgacgacatgtGTTCTTCAGAGTTAATCATTGCGCATGAATCGAACTGCATGATTCGCGCATGTCTTGATCGACGCCTCAAGCTCCTTTGTAGGGTTCGCATGCATGTGGCCTCCAGCTCCAGCTATAGCTTGCTGTTTGCCAGCGAACAAGAGGGAGGAGCAGCGTGAGCGGTTGAGGCCCAGGGGCCGGAGACGGAGTCCCTGTTGTGCCGGAGAAAGAACAGATCCAGTCTGCCGGTTTTTTGTGCGGGTTACCGCAGTAGTACAGCTTTTTTGTTCGGTTGCTCGGCCATGGACTCCACCATTAATTCCGGTACCCACTATATATATGATGAAcaaattccaaaaaaaaaagtacgAGCTGTGGTTTTAACAAATGAATTCCTTATTCGCTTAAGCTTATGTTAACTATTTAACAATGTTTTTCTAAAATAATAAATTAGCTAATTTTACTTTTTGCTATAACTTTATTAGCCAAACGAATAAGACGTAGTATGAAGTAGGAGTATCAGTTTGCAACAGACTACGGTAACAGCAGGTGCCATATTGTGGCGAACTCTGGAACATGGTTTCAGGCTATCTGAACGGACCGACCATGATTCTACAATACGCTGGAAACTACCAAAAGCGTACCATCGTCCCCTGTCACCTTCATGTCCAGGTCGAAATTCGTACGCTAGATCGAGAGCACCTAGAGTACTAGACTTATCATTCGTGCCTCTCTGGCATTTGCATAATTTATCAATATGTCACTTCTTATTTCCCATAAAGCCAGTTTTAGTAGAGCTTTTATCAAAATATCATGCATATTTAATAAAACGCTATATCAACAAAACTGCATCTTTTGCATAAAACTAAGAGGAAAGAGAAGAAAGTAGTTTCACTATGGTAAAACCCCGCGGTCGCTGTTTCTCACGCGATGAAACGGGATGAAATTCCCACTGAGGgccaaatcgtttcaccatcttccatgtcatccaatcattttgcagcaattaaatattttgcttaGCCTTGAAAATAACAAAGTGAAATGCTTTATTGTTAGGGTTATTTATATAGATGATTTTATTTCAATCTTGATAACGTGTTAGTATGTGAAACCGTATAATAACACTGTTCATTGAAACTGGCGTAAGCGAAACTACCTAGTACAGTACAAGGTGAAAAGGCTACGGGCCCGTACTGTATGTATGTACGGCGGACATGCCACAGGAATCAATCCCAAACATAACACTGCAAGATCGATCGCCTCTGACTTTCACGAACGGAGATGGTCATATAATTAACCAGAGGTGCTAATAATCGAACAGTAGTAACTCCtactttgtgaaaatgctattCAGAGTTAACAAATCATCACGAGCGCCCACGCGCACTGATGGTCGATCGATGAACTCCGTCGATTATTTATTTCATTGCGTTGCTAGTGCTTTTGCAAGTTGCAAGCACATGTGCCCACCGCAGGGAGAGCCGGAACGAGCGAATCGTTCTAGGCAGGCGTGGCAGCCTACGCGCCCTCCGAAACCAAGGCACACTTGCATATTGGGGGAGCTTCCCTTCCCGCCGTGCAAGATTCTTGACACGTTACGACATCTCACCAGCCAGCCACCTATTCGCCTCTGGACGGGGGCGGCGGGCGACTGCCGGGCGTTCGGGGGGCACACCGGCTGCACACGTGAGCGCCCCGGCGCGCGCTCGCACGCGTCGCGTCGCGTCTCGCGCAGCGAGTCCGCGACGCTGGCCGTGCACCGTGCACCTGCTAGTGCTAGACTGCTAGCTGTAGTGCTCCCTCTCGGGCCGCTGGAGCCATGTGACGGGCGGGCGGAGACCCTGATGCCGAGCGAGAGCGACCAACCAACCGAacgcccacgcccacgcccccacataggccttgttcagttcacctcgaaatccaaaaacttttcaagatttcccgttcacatcaaatcttgtagcacatgcatgaagtactaaatatagaagaaaacaaaaactaattacacagtttgtctgcaaTTTACGagtcgaatcttttgagcctagttagtttatgattggacaatatttgccacaaacaaacgaaaatactacagtaacaAAATGCGAAAaaatttcgaaactaaacaaggccatagtttaGTCAGTCGAGGGATCCCGGTCCCGGCCCGGTAACCACACAGATGCGTCGATTGCCAAGTGGACATCAGAGCATACTGCTGTTGCTGTTTTCTAGAAGCAGCGTGCACGGAACCATTTGCACGTCGTCGCTGCTGGCTGGGGGCGGTAATCGAACAATTTAGTACGTACGTTGCCATCACATGGACTGCAACTCATTTGATTGGAACGTCAATGTGCTCATTCATCATGAATAAACACGATTGGTGGTGACAAGGGGCGTGGGAAACAATGTACTACTCGCTTGTTCGGCCCTATACATGGCcatcgggccgtgccggcccggCCCGCGGCCCGGCGTGCCGTGCCTACCTCGGGCCGCGCCGTGCCGTCGTGCCGACCGGGCCGTGCCATCACCGTGCCTCGTGCCGGGGGTATGGCCCAAGGCACGGCCCACGGGCCGTCGGGCCGGCCCGAAGGCACGGCGGGCCACCGGGCCAAGGTCGTGCCAGGTTAGTAGCAagcctatat is a window encoding:
- the LOC8078389 gene encoding uncharacterized protein LOC8078389 — translated: MEDYYYLPNSWGTAGGYVEPAGFPGHHTVPRNPSSPPPQRTRRASRGNADAAGELHHHYLDACFRCGRHLGGNKDIFMYRGDTPFCSDECRQHQIEADEARERRSRQQPAAATKRERERSSPQRIPLWAR